A segment of the Sphingopyxis sp. OAS728 genome:
GGGCACGCAGCCGGTCGAAGCGCAGCGCGGGCTGGCGGGCGAGCCCGAAGACGAGCAGTCGCGCTATCTGGAGGCCGACGTCCATGGCCTGCGCGTCGCGTCGATCTACCTCCCCAACGGCAACCCGCAGCCGGGCCCGAAATTCGATTATAAATTGCGCTGGATGGCGCGGCTGCGCGAGCGCGCGAAATTCCTCCTCGCCTCCGAAATCCCCACGATCCTGACCGGCGATTATAATGTCATCCCGCACGACGACGATGTGTGGGACCCGCGCGCGATGTCGACCGACGCGCTGATGCAGCCCGAGTCGCGCGACGCCTATTTCCGGATGCTCGGCGACGGCTGGACCGACGCGATCCGCAGCCGCCATCCGGCGGGCGGCGTCTGGACCTTTTGGGACTATCAGGCGGGCGGCTGGCAGCGCGATCATGGCTTTCGAATCGACCATCTGCTGCTCAGCCCCGCGCTCGCCGACCGGCTGGTCGACGCGGGCGTCGACAAGGATCATCGTGGCCGCGAAAAGGCGAGCGACCACGCCCCGACTTGGGCGATTCTCGCCTAATTTCTTCCACTGACGTGGAAGGCGGCACCGGCCCGCTCCCCCACCCGGCCTCCCCAACGATAGTAACCTAGGGAGGCCGGGTGGGGGAGCGGGCCGGTGCCGCCCTGTTTCGGCCACGCCGAAACAGCTGTTAAGCGTCGGGGTACAGCGTCGTCATCACCCGCTTCGGGTCGAGCGCATAATGATGTGCGACCGCACCCGCGATCACGCTTTCGAGGCTGCGCGTCGGCTTGAGGTCGCGGCCTTCGTAACGCGCAGTGGTACCGAGGCCCGGCCAGTCGGCCGACACCTTGCCGCCCTCGCTTAGTCCGCCGCCGAGCAGCATCGCGGTCGATGCGGTGCCATGGTCGGTGCCGCCGGTACCGTTGACCTCGACCGTACGCCCGAACTCGGTCGCGACGATGACCAGCGTGTCGCTCCACGCGGGGCCAAGCCCCGATTGAAGTGCGCCGACGAGCTGATCGAGCCCGCGCAATTGTGCCGCAAGTCGCCCGCGCTGGCCGCTGTGCGTGTCCCAGCCGCCCGTTTCGACCATCATTACGCGCGCGCCATCAGCGGGCAGCATCAGCGACGCCGCGAGCTTGCCGAGTTCGGCGCCGTTGCGGCCGTTGTTGCCGCCGATATCGCCCGCAAGCTCCTGCGTCTTCACCGCGCTGTCCCACAGCGGATGGAGCAGCGGATCGTCGGCGTAGAGTGCGGTCAGCCGGGCGATCAGGTCGGCGTCGGCCTGCGGCAGTCGGCTCGGTGCATAGGTGCCGACCTGCACCGTCCCGCGCAGCGCGAGCGGGACCGCCGGTGCAATCGCGATTGCATCGCGCTCGGCGGCAGGGAGCAAGGTAAGCAGCCGCCCGACCCAGCCGGTGTCGCGCCCATAGGGTCGCGACCCGCCGCCCTCGAGCATATTCTGCCCGTCGAAATGCGAGCGGTCGCGATAGCCTGTGGCGACCGCGTGCGCGAAATGCGCCTGCTTGCCGGTGTAGAGGCCGGCGGTCGCCGTAAGCGCGGGGTGCAACGTGAACATGCCGTCGAGCTTCGCGCCGCCCGCCGTCTCGTCGGCCATCGCGCGGCGCGCGGCGGCAAAGGCGGGATCGCCCGTCGGCGCAACGATCGCGAGGCCGTCGGCTGCGCCGCGCTGGATGATGAAGACGAGGCGCTTCGGCGTGCCAGCGGCGGCATAAGCGAAGCCGGGGAGGGCGCCCGCGGCGGCGACGGTGATTCCCGACAGGATGATCGAGCGGCGTGAGAGGATCATCGTCTATCTCCGCAAAAAGGCCGGGCTGGCGAACAGCATCGCGATGCCCTGTCCCGGGCTGTCTGCGCGGGCGATCGCCTGCGCGGTGTCGGGCGTGAGTGCGTCGGCAAGGACGAGCGGCGCGAGCTGGCGCGCATCGGCACGGTCGCCGATCCGCCCGGCGATGCGGCTCGCGAGTTCGACGCGCTGCATCAGCGCCGCCGACCCCGCCCAGGTCGCGACCATGTCGTCATAGCCCTTGGGCGATCCGGGGCGCCACACCGGCTGGCCAAGCTGGGTGAACATCGCGGCGACATTCTGCCGTTCGCCGAGCCCGGGCGTTTGCAGCGCGCGCAGCATCGACACCGTCCAGTCCCAAGGCGATTTGAACATCGCGGGCGTCGCCGCCCAAGGCTCGGGAGACGCGATAAGCACGCGGTAGAGCGAGGGCAGGTCGCCGCCGGTCTTGAGGAAATCGGTCGAGAGCCGATCGACCAGCGCCGCCGGGGGTTCGTCGCTCGTGAAATGACGCGCCAGCTTGGCGGCGACATGTTTCGCGGTCGCGGGATGGACGGCGAGATCACGCAGCACGGCTTCGGCCTGCCGGGCACCGGCATCGTCGTATCGCTTGCCGAGTATCGTCTGCGCGCCGGGTTCGTGAAGCGGGCCGATAAATACCGTCTCGCCGGGCTGGGCGTCGGCGGGCATCAGTCGCTGTCCCACGCCGCGTCCGAGGCCGGCGACGGTCAAGCCGGTGAGCGCCTTCGCGAAAGCCGTCACATCGGCCTGCGTATAGCCCGCGCGCACGCCGAGCGTGTGCAGTTCCAATATCTCGCGCGCCAGATTCTCGTTGAGCCCCGGCGCTTGCCGCCTGCCGCGATTGCGCACGCGCGTCGCGAACGGGCTGTCGGGGCCAAAGCTTTGCGCCTGGTCGAGAAAGAGCAGCATCGCGGGATGACGCACCGCGGCGATCAACAGATCGGAAAATTTGCCCATGATGTGCGGGCGGATTGCTTCATTCTCGAAATTGCCCGCGAAGCCGACGACGGTCTGCTTGTCCGCCGACACCGCGAAATGGTTCGCCCAGAAATGCACGATCCGCTCGGGAAAAGGCGTCGGCGTCGCGACCGCGGCGGCAAGCCGCGCGGCGGCGGCGTCGGCATAATGGCGGCGGAAACCCGCGCGCGCCATGCGGCGCATCGTCTCGGGCATCGGGTCGTCGTCGCGCATCGCCGCATCGTTCGCCTCGCGGCGCATCGCCTGTCGCTCGTCGCGATATTCGGCATAGGCAGTCGCGATTGCCGCGCGCCCGGCGAGGCCCGCGAGCGCCGCGGGAGCAGGATCATAATCGCCGATCTGGCGCGTCAGCCACGCTTTCGGGTCATCGATCGCCGGATCGTCGAAGCGGCGGCCGAGGCCGAAGCGATTGGCGGCAAGATATCGGACTGCCATGACAAAGCCTTTCCGTGCCCCCAACGCACGATGGCCGTCATTTGTCGCAAATCTGTCCCGGCGTCAGAGCGATTTGTCGTAGATCTGGTACACGCGGTTGACCTTGGCCTCGATCGCGTCGGCGACGGCGTTCATCCCCTGATTGTCGTCGAGCACCCAGCCGATATCGCCGCGCTTGGTGCCATAGTCGGCGACCGCATCGCGGCGGATATATTCGATCATCATGAAAGCGAGAGTGCTCGCCATGCGGCTGTTCTGGAGCTTTTTCGCGACCCCCATCAGCGGCACCCGCAGGATATGGCTCTGGGGCTTGCGCAGCCACCACAGCAGCCGCGCCCAGTTAAAGGGCAGCAAAGAGCCGTCCATGTCGATCAGCAACTGGTTGATGTTCGGCAGCACGATCATGAACGCGACCGGCTCGCCGTCGACTTCGGCGACGCGGATCAGATCTTCGAAGACGATGTCCTTCAGCTTCTTGCCGACATAGGCTATCTCGCTGTCGGTCAGCGGGACGAACCCCCAATTGTCGGACCAGGCATCGTTGAGCAGCCCCATGATCAGCTTTGCCTCGGCGGCGAAGCGGCGCTTGTCGACCTTGCGGATGCGGATGCGCGAATTCTTCTCGCCCGCGGCGACGATGCGATTGACCAGCGGCGGGAAACCCTCGTCGATCGCGACGTCATAGTTCAGCAGCTGTTTGACCGGCTGGTAGCCCGCACCCTCGACCCATGCGCGATAGAGCGGGCTGTTGTGTCCCATCATCACCGTCGGGCGGTTGTCGAACCCTTCGATCAACAGTCCGGGCTCGTCCCAGATCGAAATCGACAGCGGCCCCAATGAGCGGTGCATGCCCTGCGTGCGCAGCCAATCCTCGGCGGCGACGAGTAGCGCCTGTGCGCTTGCTTCGTCCTCGGCTTCGAGCAGGCCCCAATTGCCGGTGCCGGGCCCCATGCCCTGTTCGGCGGGCTGCGCGAGCGCGAGCGCGTCGATATGCGCTGAAATGCGGCCGATCGTGCGGCCGTCGCGGCGCGCGAGAAAGAACTGCGCCTTGCCATGCTCGAACCACGGATTCTTGCCGAGCGTCAGCAGGCCGTAGACCTCGCCCTTCAGCGGCGGCACCCACGCGGGGTCGCCGCGATTGAGCCGAAAGGCGAGCTCGACGAACTCGCGCAAATCATTCTTGTTCTTGACCGGGTGAATTGTGATCGGGCCGTCCGAATGTCCGCTCATACTGGTTTCCTGAAATCGCTGACCTATATGTTTGGCGACGCATTAGGGCATAGAAATGGCGCTGGCGACCCGCATTCGGCCATTTTGCTGCCACGAAATAATGGTGAAGACCCCGCTATGACGACGATCAATCCCCCCGCCGATCGGGTCGCGACTCCCTTCGTGACGTCGGCAACGAAGACGCCCAAGTCGGCGATTGCCGACGATATGGCGATGATCCGCGCGGCGTCGGAGCTGACGCGCGATCTCGTGCAGCCGTCGGCGCGCATCTATTGGACCGATATGCTCGCCTCGGCATTCGTTGGTTATGCCGGCATCGCGGCGGCGATCCTCGCGCCCTCGGCCGCCTGGATGCTCGTCGCCGCGGTGATTTCGGTCATCGCGCTCTACCGCGCGGGCAGCTTCATTCACGAGCTCACGCATATCCGCAAAAATGCGCTGCCGGGTTTCCGCCTCGGCTGGAACATCCTCGTCGGCGTGCCGATGCTGATCCCGTCGTTCATGTATGAGGGGATTCACAGCCTGCACCACAACCGCACCAAATATGGCACGGTCGAGGACCCCGAATATCTGCCGCTCGCGCTGATGAAGCCGTGGACGGTGCCGTTTTTCGTCGTCGCCGCGGCGTTCGCGCCGGTCGCGCTGCTCTTCCGCTACGCGGTGCTGACCCCGCTGTCGTTTCTGATCCCGCCGCTGCGCAAGATCGTCGTCGAACGCTATTCGGGGATGATCATCAACCCGCTGTTCCGCCGCAAACCGCCCGAGGGCGAGTTCCGCCGCCAGTGGGCGTGGCAGGAAGGCGGCGCCTGGGCGTGGTCGAGCCTGCTGATCGCCGCGGGCGTCTTCGGCTGGGTGCCGCTGCGCGCGCTCGTCATCTTCGGCGCGATCGCCGCTGCGACCTTGGTGCTCAACCAGATCCGTACGCTCGTCGCGCATCTGTGGGAAAATGACGGCGCGGTGCTGACCGTGACCGGCCAGTTCCTCGACAGCGTCAACGTCCCGCCCCCGGGGCTGCTGCCCGAACTGTGGGCGCCGGTGGGGCTGCGCTATCACGCGCTGCATCATCTGCTTC
Coding sequences within it:
- the xth gene encoding exodeoxyribonuclease III; the protein is MKIATFNINGIKARLPRLVEWLEETQPDVACLQELKSSDETMPTKEIEAAGYGFLYHGQKGFNGVAILAKGTQPVEAQRGLAGEPEDEQSRYLEADVHGLRVASIYLPNGNPQPGPKFDYKLRWMARLRERAKFLLASEIPTILTGDYNVIPHDDDVWDPRAMSTDALMQPESRDAYFRMLGDGWTDAIRSRHPAGGVWTFWDYQAGGWQRDHGFRIDHLLLSPALADRLVDAGVDKDHRGREKASDHAPTWAILA
- a CDS encoding DUF1501 domain-containing protein, with amino-acid sequence MILSRRSIILSGITVAAAGALPGFAYAAAGTPKRLVFIIQRGAADGLAIVAPTGDPAFAAARRAMADETAGGAKLDGMFTLHPALTATAGLYTGKQAHFAHAVATGYRDRSHFDGQNMLEGGGSRPYGRDTGWVGRLLTLLPAAERDAIAIAPAVPLALRGTVQVGTYAPSRLPQADADLIARLTALYADDPLLHPLWDSAVKTQELAGDIGGNNGRNGAELGKLAASLMLPADGARVMMVETGGWDTHSGQRGRLAAQLRGLDQLVGALQSGLGPAWSDTLVIVATEFGRTVEVNGTGGTDHGTASTAMLLGGGLSEGGKVSADWPGLGTTARYEGRDLKPTRSLESVIAGAVAHHYALDPKRVMTTLYPDA
- a CDS encoding DUF1800 domain-containing protein: MAVRYLAANRFGLGRRFDDPAIDDPKAWLTRQIGDYDPAPAALAGLAGRAAIATAYAEYRDERQAMRREANDAAMRDDDPMPETMRRMARAGFRRHYADAAAARLAAAVATPTPFPERIVHFWANHFAVSADKQTVVGFAGNFENEAIRPHIMGKFSDLLIAAVRHPAMLLFLDQAQSFGPDSPFATRVRNRGRRQAPGLNENLAREILELHTLGVRAGYTQADVTAFAKALTGLTVAGLGRGVGQRLMPADAQPGETVFIGPLHEPGAQTILGKRYDDAGARQAEAVLRDLAVHPATAKHVAAKLARHFTSDEPPAALVDRLSTDFLKTGGDLPSLYRVLIASPEPWAATPAMFKSPWDWTVSMLRALQTPGLGERQNVAAMFTQLGQPVWRPGSPKGYDDMVATWAGSAALMQRVELASRIAGRIGDRADARQLAPLVLADALTPDTAQAIARADSPGQGIAMLFASPAFLRR
- a CDS encoding N-acetyltransferase is translated as MSGHSDGPITIHPVKNKNDLREFVELAFRLNRGDPAWVPPLKGEVYGLLTLGKNPWFEHGKAQFFLARRDGRTIGRISAHIDALALAQPAEQGMGPGTGNWGLLEAEDEASAQALLVAAEDWLRTQGMHRSLGPLSISIWDEPGLLIEGFDNRPTVMMGHNSPLYRAWVEGAGYQPVKQLLNYDVAIDEGFPPLVNRIVAAGEKNSRIRIRKVDKRRFAAEAKLIMGLLNDAWSDNWGFVPLTDSEIAYVGKKLKDIVFEDLIRVAEVDGEPVAFMIVLPNINQLLIDMDGSLLPFNWARLLWWLRKPQSHILRVPLMGVAKKLQNSRMASTLAFMMIEYIRRDAVADYGTKRGDIGWVLDDNQGMNAVADAIEAKVNRVYQIYDKSL
- a CDS encoding fatty acid desaturase family protein produces the protein MTTINPPADRVATPFVTSATKTPKSAIADDMAMIRAASELTRDLVQPSARIYWTDMLASAFVGYAGIAAAILAPSAAWMLVAAVISVIALYRAGSFIHELTHIRKNALPGFRLGWNILVGVPMLIPSFMYEGIHSLHHNRTKYGTVEDPEYLPLALMKPWTVPFFVVAAAFAPVALLFRYAVLTPLSFLIPPLRKIVVERYSGMIINPLFRRKPPEGEFRRQWAWQEGGAWAWSSLLIAAGVFGWVPLRALVIFGAIAAATLVLNQIRTLVAHLWENDGAVLTVTGQFLDSVNVPPPGLLPELWAPVGLRYHALHHLLPGVPYHSLGEAHRRLKDALPADSQYHGANYDSLPKLVMNLVAGSAKGAAAKD